The following are encoded together in the Scytonema millei VB511283 genome:
- a CDS encoding peroxiredoxin: MPLSYASEGCLRVGQLAPDFTATAVVDQEFKTIKLSDYRGKYVVLFFYPLDFTFVCPTEITAFSDRFEEFKAVNTEVLGVSVDSEFSHLAWIQTDRKSGGVGDLNYPLVSDIKKEISAAYNVLDPEAGVALRGLFLIDKEGVIQHATINNLSFGRSVEETLRTLKAIQYVQSHPDEVCPAGWQPGDKTMTPDPTKSKVYFASV; encoded by the coding sequence ATGCCACTAAGTTACGCAAGTGAAGGATGCCTCCGTGTTGGACAACTTGCTCCAGACTTCACTGCCACAGCAGTAGTAGATCAGGAATTTAAGACTATCAAACTATCTGACTATCGTGGCAAGTATGTCGTACTATTTTTCTACCCTCTAGACTTTACATTCGTTTGTCCCACTGAGATTACTGCCTTCAGCGATCGCTTCGAGGAATTCAAGGCAGTTAATACCGAAGTTCTCGGCGTTTCTGTAGATAGCGAATTCTCCCACTTAGCGTGGATTCAAACAGATCGCAAGTCAGGTGGCGTTGGCGACCTCAACTATCCTCTTGTTTCTGACATCAAGAAAGAGATTAGTGCTGCTTACAATGTCTTAGATCCAGAAGCAGGTGTTGCCCTTCGCGGTCTGTTTCTAATTGACAAGGAAGGAGTTATCCAACACGCGACAATCAATAACCTTTCCTTCGGTCGTAGTGTTGAAGAAACTCTACGGACGTTGAAAGCAATTCAGTACGTTCAAAGCCATCCAGATGAAGTTTGCCCTGCTGGTTGGCAGCCTGGGGATAAAACAATGACTCCTGACCCCACAAAATCCAAAGTTTACTTCGCTTCCGTGTAG
- a CDS encoding MgPME-cyclase complex family protein → MKTYYYVLASQRFLIEEEPIEEVLKERTRDYLEKQKEIDFWLVKQPAFLEAPEMQEIKTKCPQPAAAIISTNSQFITWLKLRLEFVITGQFQAPSETIPDPLASLTTV, encoded by the coding sequence ATGAAAACCTACTACTACGTTTTAGCTAGCCAACGCTTTTTAATTGAAGAAGAACCAATTGAAGAAGTTTTGAAAGAACGGACTCGCGACTACTTAGAAAAGCAAAAAGAAATTGATTTTTGGTTAGTGAAACAACCTGCCTTTTTAGAAGCCCCCGAAATGCAGGAAATTAAAACCAAATGCCCACAACCAGCAGCAGCAATTATTTCTACTAACTCCCAGTTTATTACTTGGCTGAAACTGCGATTAGAGTTTGTCATCACCGGGCAATTTCAAGCTCCCTCTGAGACTATTCCCGATCCTCTAGCTTCATTAACAACGGTGTAA
- a CDS encoding divergent PAP2 family protein: protein MQDIGDILNNSVLLVAVIACLIAQAAKLAVELLKNHKLDFRVLLTTGGMPSAHSALVTALATGVGQTAGWDSPEFAIATIFAIIVMYDAAGVRQAAGKQARILNQMMDELFSEHPELNEDRLKELLGHTPFQVIVGSMLGVCIAWFANTLLFTPTYPVLAAGG, encoded by the coding sequence ATGCAGGACATTGGCGACATTCTCAATAACAGCGTACTGCTGGTTGCTGTCATAGCTTGTCTAATTGCTCAAGCAGCAAAACTGGCGGTTGAATTACTCAAAAACCATAAATTAGATTTTCGCGTTTTGTTAACTACTGGTGGTATGCCTAGCGCCCATTCTGCATTAGTAACAGCTTTAGCCACAGGTGTCGGTCAAACAGCAGGTTGGGATAGTCCTGAGTTTGCGATCGCGACTATTTTTGCCATCATTGTCATGTATGATGCTGCTGGTGTACGTCAAGCCGCAGGCAAACAAGCCCGCATCCTCAATCAAATGATGGACGAGTTATTCAGCGAACACCCTGAACTGAATGAAGACCGTTTAAAAGAATTATTGGGACATACGCCTTTCCAAGTCATTGTTGGTTCTATGTTGGGCGTATGCATTGCTTGGTTCGCCAATACTTTGTTATTCACACCTACCTACCCAGTACTAGCAGCCGGAGGCTAA
- a CDS encoding pyridoxine 5'-phosphate synthase has protein sequence MLTLGVNIDHIATIRQARRTVEPDPVAAAVLAELAGADGITVHLREDRRHIQERDVRILRQTVRTHLNLEMAATAEMVAIALDVKPDYVTLVPERREEVTTEGGLDIAGQLDRMSEVVDKLQTANIPVSLFIDAEDAQIQASVKTKAEFIELHTGRYAEAKSAASRQAELQVLAKGCEQAIASGLRVNAGHGLTYWNVYPIACIPGMEELNIGHTIISRAALVGMERAVREMKQAIRGVGNRE, from the coding sequence ATGCTTACACTGGGAGTAAATATCGATCATATTGCGACAATTCGACAAGCTCGACGCACGGTAGAGCCAGACCCCGTAGCAGCGGCAGTGCTAGCAGAATTAGCGGGAGCTGACGGGATTACCGTTCACCTGCGCGAAGATCGGCGACACATTCAAGAGCGGGATGTGAGAATATTGCGGCAGACAGTCCGCACGCACCTGAATTTGGAAATGGCAGCGACAGCAGAAATGGTGGCGATCGCTCTAGATGTAAAGCCAGATTACGTTACCCTAGTCCCCGAACGGCGAGAAGAGGTGACAACAGAAGGGGGATTAGATATAGCAGGACAACTCGATCGCATGAGCGAGGTAGTAGATAAGCTCCAAACAGCAAATATTCCCGTGAGTTTGTTTATCGATGCCGAAGATGCACAAATTCAAGCATCTGTCAAGACTAAAGCCGAATTTATCGAACTGCATACGGGACGCTATGCTGAGGCAAAATCAGCAGCTAGCCGCCAAGCAGAACTGCAAGTGTTAGCCAAAGGTTGCGAACAAGCGATCGCCTCTGGATTGCGAGTTAACGCCGGACACGGTTTAACCTATTGGAATGTTTACCCAATTGCCTGTATTCCTGGCATGGAAGAACTCAACATCGGTCATACAATTATTAGTCGAGCGGCTTTAGTTGGTATGGAACGAGCCGTGCGCGAGATGAAACAGGCTATTAGGGGAGTCGGGAATCGGGAGTAG
- a CDS encoding caspase family protein, with product MCPLSVSTSRSTHALETGEAKLWSLLVGVNQYQDARLPSLSYSASDCQGLTEALAEATQGFPRKEPIAHHDFATHPPTLEAVRQSLEQIVAVAQPQDTILLYFSGHGVLDRETGQVVLCLADTSKDNLLQTGLKLPDVLELLQKSQVHRQMIWLDACHSGDLTLRGAKGEVTVEQPELNPAQQLMEVLRQRATQSRGFYALLSCDRKQRSWEFPELKHGLFTYYLMQGLRGEAADTQGVIDADGLYKYVYHQTIQYIDRLNHQLRLMNQQKRSRGELDLHPEYPLQTPKRIVEGVGELVLGLKVDERIPQPVKHSRRALVCDGFADSNAVYAFSRALQTAGNFALEYFPQSGKAWTDARYAIQGCLRSPVSSQEPETVLLYLRGRMEAIEDGEAWLIMGDSLRLSRSWLQQELRRSATARQIILLDFLGTERSPATLQEWIEELQLSGGKQCIIAAAPSERTPEQFTHTLLETLAAKEPSSPLSVTAWMDELQQKLERMGMPLQLWLSDTAGEIDIFPPTTLTATKFVPPSPLKPPQIEKPAVSHSVVPKVQPLAAVSPPPPAPAPSPIPVKEYFSQQYAQLEKILRELVGPIAPTLLSQVATPNSQPQNWVENLLPILSPQQQNQLRQQSISLLQQIPGSQPQTRSSSCATNWQHETLSEDFIHQCEQALSAAIGPIATFLIENTIKSQPQISRSELIEILATAIHDPLQAAAFRRRLL from the coding sequence ATGTGTCCATTAAGTGTCAGTACTAGCCGCTCTACTCATGCCTTGGAAACAGGGGAAGCCAAGCTGTGGAGTCTGCTGGTGGGAGTGAATCAATATCAAGACGCTCGGCTACCGTCGCTGAGTTATTCTGCCTCTGATTGCCAAGGATTGACAGAAGCGCTGGCAGAAGCAACTCAAGGATTTCCACGCAAGGAACCGATCGCGCATCACGATTTCGCTACTCATCCACCCACACTAGAGGCAGTGCGGCAGAGTTTAGAACAAATTGTCGCAGTGGCTCAACCTCAAGATACAATTTTGCTTTACTTTTCCGGTCATGGAGTTTTAGATCGGGAGACGGGGCAAGTCGTTTTATGTTTGGCAGATACATCGAAAGATAACCTACTGCAAACAGGTTTGAAATTGCCAGATGTACTAGAGCTATTGCAGAAGAGTCAAGTTCATCGCCAAATGATATGGCTCGATGCTTGTCATAGTGGGGATCTCACTTTGCGGGGAGCTAAAGGTGAAGTGACGGTAGAACAACCAGAACTGAACCCAGCACAACAATTGATGGAGGTATTGAGGCAACGAGCAACTCAAAGTCGGGGCTTTTATGCCTTATTATCCTGCGATCGCAAGCAAAGGTCTTGGGAATTTCCCGAGCTGAAGCATGGGTTATTTACTTACTACCTGATGCAAGGGTTGAGGGGGGAAGCCGCCGACACTCAAGGTGTGATTGATGCGGATGGGCTGTATAAATACGTTTATCACCAAACTATTCAATATATAGATCGGTTAAATCACCAACTGCGCCTGATGAATCAGCAAAAGCGCAGCCGAGGAGAATTAGATTTACACCCAGAATACCCTTTACAGACCCCGAAGCGAATTGTGGAAGGGGTAGGAGAACTCGTTTTAGGATTAAAGGTAGACGAGCGCATCCCACAACCAGTCAAACACAGCCGCCGCGCTCTTGTATGCGATGGTTTTGCCGATAGTAATGCCGTTTATGCTTTCAGTCGAGCTTTACAAACAGCCGGAAATTTTGCCCTAGAATATTTTCCCCAGTCAGGTAAAGCCTGGACGGATGCCAGATATGCGATTCAAGGCTGTTTGCGATCGCCTGTTTCCTCTCAAGAACCAGAAACAGTTCTGTTATACTTGCGCGGGAGAATGGAGGCGATTGAAGATGGGGAAGCTTGGCTCATTATGGGTGACAGCCTGCGGTTAAGTCGTTCTTGGTTGCAACAAGAGTTACGCCGTAGTGCGACAGCACGACAAATTATTCTTCTCGATTTTCTGGGTACGGAGCGATCGCCAGCAACACTGCAAGAATGGATCGAAGAATTACAGCTCAGTGGTGGAAAACAGTGTATTATCGCTGCTGCACCCTCGGAGCGCACACCAGAACAATTCACTCATACTTTGTTGGAAACGTTGGCAGCAAAGGAACCATCCTCACCTTTGTCAGTCACAGCATGGATGGATGAATTACAGCAAAAGTTAGAACGGATGGGAATGCCATTACAGCTATGGTTGTCAGACACTGCTGGGGAGATCGACATTTTTCCTCCAACGACGTTGACAGCGACAAAATTCGTCCCACCATCGCCACTAAAACCGCCACAGATTGAAAAACCTGCTGTCAGCCACTCAGTTGTACCCAAAGTGCAGCCGCTTGCAGCTGTCAGTCCTCCACCTCCTGCACCCGCACCATCACCAATACCTGTGAAAGAATATTTTTCACAGCAATACGCTCAGTTAGAAAAAATCTTGCGGGAACTGGTAGGACCAATTGCTCCTACCTTACTATCTCAGGTGGCAACTCCAAATTCTCAACCGCAGAACTGGGTAGAAAATTTGCTGCCGATATTATCACCGCAGCAACAAAATCAATTGCGTCAACAATCGATCTCCTTATTACAACAAATCCCAGGATCGCAACCGCAAACGCGATCGTCATCTTGTGCTACAAATTGGCAACACGAAACTTTGTCAGAAGATTTTATCCATCAATGCGAGCAAGCTCTATCTGCGGCGATCGGTCCTATTGCGACTTTCTTGATCGAAAATACAATTAAATCTCAACCGCAAATTTCGCGATCGGAATTAATCGAAATATTAGCTACCGCAATTCACGATCCACTGCAAGCAGCAGCCTTTCGCCGTCGATTATTGTAG
- a CDS encoding amylo-alpha-1,6-glucosidase → MGNLDTREWLLTNGLGSFACGTVADARTRIYHGWLIAALTPPSQRTLLLSHLDASLEVAAQVFALSTNFWGGGTVEPTGYELLQSFEIEPVPTWVWGADNWQLSRQLIMPDEGAGSREQQPVTNYQSFNHRILIQYQYQGQKAAILRLRPAIADRNFHDSQREDEDLQFSQLVAKSSVCLQAIKSGRVGTLWHLHWTHGDYQPNGVWYWNYLLPEETQRGLSDREDLYSPGYLTVKLKPGTTVTLEAKVGLPESPLSDDDFEKARESQKSKIKSQKSKFSDSLVRADFEQRLIDVSRESFSPVRAGFEQRFVDVSRESFAKPVPTTPDSQLPTPDCAEGSRLDASPPPASRLSQLLLKAGEQFIVYRQSVAGATIIAGYPWLEDFSRDALIALPGLTLSTGRYDLAKELLETLGKYCCCGLMPNYLPDGDREPAYHNVDVSLWWIETLGLYLEASQDWDFLATQYPIVQQIYKAFTTGTNHNIQVDAADELVIWNAADAALTWMDVKIDGQPVTPRQGKPIEVNALWYSALCWASLWAERLSRTPGENVERLSNQARRYTQQAHKVKTSLQKFWNPTLGYLYDAIALDDRLNNQIRPNAILALSLRHCAFSETQGQRILQLATRSLLTPYGLRSLAPNDPEYIGNYAGSPHQRDRAAHQGTVWSWLIGAYVRAWQRFYPAQPLPIDWQHLLFHLQHQACLGSISELFDGDLPHTPRGAIAKASAVAELIRLL, encoded by the coding sequence ATGGGCAATCTAGATACAAGAGAATGGCTGTTGACAAATGGGTTGGGTAGTTTTGCCTGCGGTACGGTAGCGGATGCTCGGACTCGAATTTATCACGGCTGGTTGATTGCTGCCCTCACTCCTCCTAGTCAGCGTACCCTTTTACTGTCACATCTAGATGCCAGTTTAGAAGTTGCTGCTCAAGTCTTTGCCCTATCGACAAATTTTTGGGGTGGTGGCACAGTCGAACCAACTGGCTACGAGCTACTACAAAGTTTTGAGATCGAACCAGTACCAACCTGGGTATGGGGTGCGGATAACTGGCAACTGTCGAGGCAGTTGATAATGCCAGATGAGGGAGCAGGGAGCAGGGAGCAGCAACCAGTTACCAATTACCAATCGTTCAACCACCGAATTTTAATTCAGTACCAATATCAGGGACAAAAAGCAGCTATTTTGCGATTGCGTCCGGCGATCGCCGATCGCAACTTTCACGACTCGCAACGGGAAGATGAAGATTTACAATTTTCTCAATTAGTTGCAAAAAGTTCTGTTTGTTTGCAAGCGATAAAATCGGGACGTGTAGGCACGTTATGGCACTTACACTGGACGCACGGGGACTATCAACCAAATGGCGTATGGTACTGGAACTATTTACTGCCAGAAGAGACACAACGAGGATTGAGCGATCGCGAAGATTTGTACAGTCCTGGCTATTTGACAGTTAAACTCAAACCAGGTACAACCGTCACCCTAGAAGCAAAAGTCGGACTCCCAGAATCTCCGTTAAGCGACGATGATTTTGAAAAAGCAAGAGAAAGTCAAAAGTCAAAAATCAAAAGTCAAAAGTCAAAATTTTCTGACTCCCTTGTACGGGCGGATTTTGAGCAAAGATTGATTGACGTAAGCCGTGAATCTTTCTCCCCTGTACGAGCGGGTTTTGAGCAAAGATTTGTTGACGTAAGCCGTGAATCTTTTGCTAAACCCGTCCCTACGACTCCCGACTCCCAACTCCCGACTCCCGACTGCGCAGAAGGCAGTCGGCTCGACGCTTCGCCGCCTCCTGCTTCCCGGCTCTCGCAATTACTCCTCAAAGCCGGAGAACAATTTATCGTCTATCGTCAGTCAGTAGCCGGAGCAACGATAATTGCTGGTTATCCTTGGCTGGAGGACTTCAGTAGAGATGCATTAATTGCTTTGCCAGGGTTGACACTCTCGACGGGACGGTATGACTTAGCGAAAGAGTTGTTGGAGACGTTAGGTAAATATTGCTGTTGCGGTTTAATGCCAAATTATTTGCCAGATGGCGATCGCGAACCCGCATACCACAATGTTGATGTTTCGCTGTGGTGGATTGAAACTTTGGGTCTTTATCTAGAGGCTAGTCAGGACTGGGATTTTTTGGCAACTCAATATCCGATCGTGCAGCAAATCTATAAAGCGTTTACGACTGGCACGAATCACAATATTCAAGTTGATGCGGCTGACGAGTTAGTCATTTGGAATGCGGCTGATGCGGCGCTGACTTGGATGGATGTAAAAATTGACGGTCAGCCGGTCACGCCGCGTCAAGGTAAACCGATAGAAGTCAATGCCCTGTGGTACTCTGCTTTGTGTTGGGCAAGTCTGTGGGCAGAACGACTCAGTCGTACTCCTGGGGAGAATGTGGAGCGTTTGAGCAACCAGGCACGACGATATACCCAGCAAGCACACAAGGTCAAAACCTCGCTACAAAAGTTTTGGAATCCTACCCTTGGTTATCTGTACGATGCGATTGCTCTAGACGATCGCCTCAACAATCAAATCCGTCCTAATGCCATTTTAGCTCTATCTTTACGCCACTGTGCTTTTAGCGAAACTCAAGGACAGAGAATACTGCAACTAGCAACCCGCAGCCTACTAACTCCCTATGGCTTGCGTAGTCTTGCTCCTAACGATCCTGAATACATTGGCAACTATGCCGGATCGCCACATCAACGCGATCGCGCAGCTCATCAAGGCACGGTTTGGAGTTGGTTAATTGGTGCTTACGTGCGTGCTTGGCAGCGTTTTTATCCCGCGCAACCGCTACCGATTGACTGGCAACACCTGCTATTTCACTTACAACACCAAGCTTGCCTCGGTTCCATTTCCGAACTTTTCGACGGCGATCTACCACACACTCCCCGAGGGGCGATCGCCAAAGCTAGTGCTGTTGCCGAACTGATTAGGTTGCTATGA